CTGGGTGTAATGAAATCCAAAGCGGCTTGTGCCCCTTATGCAAACCATCTTATTTATCTGTTCATGGGTGGCTTTTTTCTAGCTGTGACCATGGAAAGATGGAATCTCCACAGGCGTATCGCCCTGCATACAATTAAAACCGTCGGTACCAGCCCGAACCGTATGATTCTCGGGTTCATGATTGCCACCGGTTTTCTTTCCATGTGGGTTTCCAACACTGCGACAACCATGATGATGGTGCCTATCGGTCTCGCAGTTATCCAGCAGGCTACCGGTTTTGATTCCAAAACACTCAGAGCTTGTGCCACCTCCGGCCCTGAATCCAATTTCGGTAAATGTCTTATGCTCGGTATTGCCTATGCTGCTTCAATGGGTGGCGTGGGTACTATCATCGGTACTCCCCCCAACACCGTTATGGTTGGTATGGTTGACAAAATGTACGGCGTACAGATCGGTTTCGGTCAGTGGATGCTTTACGGTGTTCCCCTTGCCACTGTCATGATCGGCATCTCTTGGTGGATTCTTACCAAGATTCTCTTTCCGGCCAAGGGGCTGGAACTGGCCGGTGGTGAAGCCATTATTGATAAGGAAATTGACGCTCTTGGACCCATGTCCAAAGAAGAGAAGTACATTGTTGCTGTCGGTTGCTTTGTAGCCGCTTTCTGGTTGTCTCGTGGATTTCTTAAGAAAGCAGCATTTATGACCGACCTTTGGCCCAATTTCGGTTTTGTGCATGATGCAACCATCGGTATTCTCGGTTCCCTGATTCTTTTCGCTATTCCTACTGATTTCAAGAAAGGTAAATTCCTGCTTGATTGGAAAACAGCTGTAAAGATTCCTTGGGACGTTATCCTGCTCTTCGGTGGTGGTCTTGCAATCGCAAACGGTTTTTCCAAGACCGGACTGGCAACCTTCATCGCTTCAAGACTGACCATGCTTGACGGCATGACTCTCTTGATGTTCGTTGCCGTTGTCGTTGTTATCACCATCTTCCTGACTGAAATCACTTCCAACACCGCCACCGCGACTTTGCTCGTACCCATCATGGGTAGTGCGGCAATCGCCATGGGCGTACACCCCTTTGCAACCATTGTCGGAGCCTGCGTAGCAGCGTCCTTCGCATTTATGCTTCCGGTTGCGACTCCACCCAACGCCGTTGTGTTCGGATCGGGCTGTGTGTCCATCAAACAGATGGCCTCGGCAGGATTCTGGCTCAACATGATCGGCGCAGTCTTGATCACTATCTCTGTGGTCTACATGCTTCCGGTTCTTTGGGGCATCGATTTAAGTGTCCTCCCCGACTGGGCTGTTATGCCTAAGTAACACCCCCTACGTTTCCGGGCGGCTTGTTCCGCCCGGAAACCGATCTAATAGAGCTGTTTAATATAATTGTTTTTTTGAAATTTTTTCTGCAACCACAAGGTTGCGGGTTCCATATCTGCGTCCGAAATTCGGACCTGGAGATACCGAATGTTCCGCAAGCATTCTTCCCCGGCAGGGTCACTACCTGTTTGCCTTTTTATAGCTACAAAGGGTTGCAGCATTATAATTGAAGGCAACATGGCGGACCTCATCAGCACCTCCTTTGTGGCCGCTGCCGGGTGTCTCCGAACCAGACGGCAGAGAAGGCACCATCTGCGGCGGCGCTGCGAAAAAGATTGAAACTCACGTATGCAGATATACGCTTCGTTCTAATCTTTTTCTTGCTTCTTGCATCTGGTACCTTCTTTGCCGTCTGGTTAAAAAGCGTATCTTTTTCCGTTACCTCATAGACGTGATTAAAAATTAAAGATTTGGTATTAGTAGATTCCTATGCAGTAACTGAATCAGGAGAAAGAATGTCAAAGAGTTTATACATTGCGGCTACAGAGGCTCGGAGCGGGAAATCAGCAATTGTTCTCGGGGTGATGCAGCTGCTTTTGACCCATCTGCGCAAGGTGGCGATTTTCAGGCCTATCATTCATGATAACTTCCACGACCGGGATCACGACATTGATCTCATTCTGCGCCATTTCAAGCTTCCGCAGGATTACGATACCACCTACGCCTACACTCAGAGTGAGGCCACCCGTCTGCTTAATGACGGCAAACACGCTCTGCTCATGGAGAATGTTCTCGAGCGTTTCAAGGAGCTTGAAGATAATTACGACTTTGTGCTCTGTGAAGGAACTGACTATCTCGGCGGTGAGGCAGCTGTTGAATTTGAGATAAATTTAGATGTGGCAAGCAATCTCGGTTGTCCTGTTCTGGCTGTGCTCAATGCCATGGACAGTTACGAAGATGAAATCTGCGATCTGGCCAACCGTACCGTGGCTATGTTTGAGGAGAAAGGGCTGGATGTTGTTTCGGTCATGGTCAACCGGGCGGCGAAAGAATTTTCCCCGGACCTTGCAGAGCGGCTGAGGGGCTGTCTCAAGAGTGAAAGCAGCCCACTGGTCTACGTGCTTCCCAATGACAAACGTCTGGGTAATCCGACCATGAGTGACGTGGTTAAATGGCTGGGCTGTAATGTTCTTTATGGCAAAGACAGGCTCGATACGCCTATCGATAATTATGTGGTCGCAGCCATGCAGATTGAAAATTTTCTGAAATACGTCAATGACGGCAGCCTGATAATTACTCCCGGTGACCGTTCAGACATTATTTTGGCCAGTCTTTCCTCGCGTCTTTCCGATGCATATCCCAATGTGGCAGGTATTCTGCTTACCGGCGGAATTCGTCCGGCCATGACAGTCCATCATTTGATAGAAGGTTGGAAGGGCGTGCCGTTGCCGATTCTTGTCGCGCCGGGACATACTCACAAAACAGCCCAGATTTTGCGCGGGCTGCACGGCAAGATAGACCCGGAAAATCAGGTGAAGGTGCTTTCAGCCATGGGGCTTTTCGAAACCTGCGTGGATTCCCATGAATTGCAGCAGAAATTTGTTTCCAGCAACTCCACGCGGATTACTCCTTATATGTTCGAGCACACCCTGCTGCACAAAGCCCGCGAAGAAGAACAGCATATTGTTCTGCCGGAAGGTAAGGAAGAACGTATTCTGCGTGCGGCTGATATCCTGCGTCGTCGCGGGGTGGTACGCATGACCTTGCTCGGAAACGAGGACGAGATTCGTCAGGTTGCCTCGGCAATTGATGTCAGCCTGAACGGGATTGAGATTATAGACCCGGTAAAGTCCGAACACTTTGACCGCTTTGTGGATGAATATTTAGAGCTGCGCAAACATAAGTGTATTGTAAAAGACGATGCCCGTGACCGCATGAGTGATCCTACCTATTTCGGAACCATGATGGTTTACACCGGAGCTGCCGATGGCATGGTTTCCGGTTCCATCACCACCACTGCCCAGACCATCCGTCCGGCTTTTGAGTTCGTTAAAACCAAACCCGGATTTTCCATTGTCTCCAGCGTTTTCCTCATGTGCCAGAATGACCGGGTTATGGCTTACGGCGACTGTGCGGTAAACCCTAATCCCAATGCGCAGGAATTGGCCGAGATCGCCATTAGTTCCGCCCATACCGCTGCAATATTCGGCATTGAACCTCGGGTAGCCATGCTTTCCTATTCCACCGGGGAATCGGGCAAAGGGCTTTCTGTGGACAAGGTTAAGGAGGCCACGGATCTGGTCCGTAAATTGGCGCCGGAAATCGCGGTGGAAGGGCCGTTACAATTCGATGCTGCTGTGGACCCGGATGTGGCTGCCGAACTCATGCCGGAAAGCGATGTTGCCGGACGGGCAACCGTACTCATTTTTCCTGATCTTAATACCGGGAACAATACTTATAAGGCCGTGCAACGGTCACAGCCGGAATCCGTTGCTATCGGCCCGGTTTTGCAGGGTTTGAAAAAACCGGTCAACGACCTGAGTCGAGGATGTACGGTGCGTGATGTAGTCAACACCGTAGCCATCACCGCTATTCAGGCCATAGCCGAAAAAGAACTGGCGAAAAATAAAGCCGGGGGAGAGTGATTTCTTTAAAATATTTTTTGTGTGATTGAACACACTTCCAAGGGTTATATCTGCTTTCAAGATTGGAGATAAAACCCGGATGTGCAGGTGTTTCAGGCATTTTGAACGGCTGACCAACTTTTCTACACGGTTTAGCCCGGAAGCTGTGAAATACGGGTAGGCAACGCGTAGGGTCATGTGTTATACTTTTCGGCGCACGCCTTCCCAACCATAAAGACACGGAGAATTATAATGGCGAAAAAAATGAAAACTATGGATGGCAACCAAGCCGCTTCCTACGTAGCTTATGCTATGTGTGAAACCGCAGCCATCTATCCTATTACTCCCTCATCCCCCATGGCCGAGCTGGCTGACGAGTGGGCTGTTCAGGGTGTGAAGAATATTTTTGACACAACCATGGAAGTCCGCGAGCTTCAGTCTGAAGCAGGTGCCGCAGGCTCTTTGCACGGTGCGCTGGCAGCAGGTAACCTTTCCTGTACCTTTACCGCATCTCAGGGACTGCTGCTGATGGTCCCCAACATGTACAAGATTGCGGGCGAACTGCTGCCCACCGTCTTTCATGTCTCCGCCCGCGCTCTTGCCGGACAGGCTCTTTCCATTTTCGGTGACCATCAGGACGTAATGGCCTGTCGTCAGACCGGATTCGCAATGCTGGCTTCCAACTCTGTTCAGGAAGCTCTAGACCTTGCACTGGTTTCACATCTCGCCACCATTGAATCCAGTATTCCTTTCGTACACTTTTTCGACGGATTCAGAACTTCCCACGAAGTGCAGAAGGTCGAACTGATCGATTACGAAGACATGGCTGCCGCTCTCAACTGGGATAAAGTCCGTGACTTCCGTGACCGCGCTCTGAACCCTGAACATCCGCATACCCGTGGTACTGCTCAGAACCCGGATATTTATTTCCAGGCCACTGAAGCAATCAACCCCTACCGTGACGCAGTTCCCGGTTATGTTGAAGATGCAATGGCTAAAGTTAAGGATATCACCGGTCGCGAATACAAACTTTTCGACTATGTGGGTCATCCTGAAGCTGAAGACGTTATCGTTGCAATGGGCTCTGGTTGTGAAGCCATTGAAGAAACCATTGAGCATCTCGTTGCCAAGGGTGAGAAAATCGGTCTGGTAAAAATCCGCTTGTTCCGTCCCTTCTCCATTGAGCATCTTGGTCGCGCCATCCCCGCAACCTGCCAGCAGCTCACCGTTCTGGACCGCACCAAAGAAGGCGGCGCCATCGGTGATCCCCTGTATCTCGACGTTTGCACCGCACTGAAAGAAATGAGCATTGACCTGCCCGTTTATGCAGGACGTTACGGCCTCGGCTCCAAGGAATTTACTCCTGCTATGATTAAGGCCATCTACGACAACATGAAGTCTCTGGCTCCCAGACATCACTTCACCATCGGTATCAACGATGACGTTACCCGCCACTCCATCGAAGTGGGCGAAAGCATCGATACAACCCCCGAAGGTACTGTTCAGTGCAAGTTCTGGGGACTCGGTTCCGACGGTACTGTGGGTGCTAATAAACAGGCCATTAAAATCATCGGTGATAAGACCGACATGTACGCACAGGGCTACTTTGCCTACGACTCCAAGAAGTCCGGCGGTATCACCGTATCCCACCTGCGTTTCGGTAAAAGCCCCATCAAGTCCACTTACCTTGTTGAAATTGCAGACTTCATCGCCTGTCACAATCCCAGCTACGTAAAACTTTACGATCTGCTGGACGGTATTCGTGAAGGCGGAACCTTCCTGCTCAACACCAGCATGGGTCTTGAAGAGCTGGAAGCTGAGCTGCCCGCAAAACTGCGTCGCAAGATAGCTCAGAACAAGCTCAAATTCTACGTTATCGACGGTGTTAAAATCGCCGGTGAAGTTGGACTGGGCGGACGCATCAACATGGTCATGCAGACCGCGTTCTTCAAACTGGCAAATGTCATTCCCTTTGAAGATGCAGTCAAATACCTGAAAGAATCCATCAAGGATGCTTACGGCAAAAAAGGCGAGAAGATCGTCAACATGAACAACGCTGCTGTTGATCAGGCCGAAGCTAATCTGATTGAAATTAAATATCCCGAAAGCTGGGCAACCGCAGCAGATGAAGAAGCTGTCGAATCCTTCGAACCTGAATTCATCACTGACGTTGTTAAGCCTATTCTCGCTCAGAAGGGTGACGAACTTCCGGTCAGCGCATTTTCTCCTGACGGACGTTTCCCCATGGGTACCTCCCGCTTTGAAAAGCGTGGTGTAGCTATCATGGTTCCCGAATGGATCATGGATAACTGCATTCAGTGCAACCAGTGCTCCTTTGTCTGCCCGCACAGTGCTCTGCGCCCTGTTCTCGTAGATGAAGAAGAAATGAAGATTGCTCCTGAGAGCTTTGAAGCCATGGATGCGAAAGGCAAGGGTCTGGAAGGACTCAAGTATCGCATGCAGGTCAATACCCTTGACTGTCAGGGCTGCGGTAACTGCGCAGATATCTGCCCGGCCAAGGAAAAAGCTCTGGTCATGAAGCCGCTGGCTACCCAGACCGAAAAAGAAGT
This DNA window, taken from Marinifilum sp. JC120, encodes the following:
- the nifJ gene encoding pyruvate:ferredoxin (flavodoxin) oxidoreductase codes for the protein MAKKMKTMDGNQAASYVAYAMCETAAIYPITPSSPMAELADEWAVQGVKNIFDTTMEVRELQSEAGAAGSLHGALAAGNLSCTFTASQGLLLMVPNMYKIAGELLPTVFHVSARALAGQALSIFGDHQDVMACRQTGFAMLASNSVQEALDLALVSHLATIESSIPFVHFFDGFRTSHEVQKVELIDYEDMAAALNWDKVRDFRDRALNPEHPHTRGTAQNPDIYFQATEAINPYRDAVPGYVEDAMAKVKDITGREYKLFDYVGHPEAEDVIVAMGSGCEAIEETIEHLVAKGEKIGLVKIRLFRPFSIEHLGRAIPATCQQLTVLDRTKEGGAIGDPLYLDVCTALKEMSIDLPVYAGRYGLGSKEFTPAMIKAIYDNMKSLAPRHHFTIGINDDVTRHSIEVGESIDTTPEGTVQCKFWGLGSDGTVGANKQAIKIIGDKTDMYAQGYFAYDSKKSGGITVSHLRFGKSPIKSTYLVEIADFIACHNPSYVKLYDLLDGIREGGTFLLNTSMGLEELEAELPAKLRRKIAQNKLKFYVIDGVKIAGEVGLGGRINMVMQTAFFKLANVIPFEDAVKYLKESIKDAYGKKGEKIVNMNNAAVDQAEANLIEIKYPESWATAADEEAVESFEPEFITDVVKPILAQKGDELPVSAFSPDGRFPMGTSRFEKRGVAIMVPEWIMDNCIQCNQCSFVCPHSALRPVLVDEEEMKIAPESFEAMDAKGKGLEGLKYRMQVNTLDCQGCGNCADICPAKEKALVMKPLATQTEKEVANYDFSEIVSFKDRILPRTSVKGSQFQQSLMEFSGACAGCGETPYVKVLTQLFGERMIIANATGCSSIWGASAPSTPYCENLEGHGPAWGNSLFEDAAEYGFGMEMAISNRRDRLKMQMEKALELDITDDLKVALKGWIENKDDAAKSLEYGDQLRELLAVEADSYELLLEIEEQEDIFTKKSVWCFGGDGWAYDIGFGGVDHVLASGKDINILVMDTEVYSNTGGQASKATPLGSIAKFAAAGKHTSKKDLGRMMMSYGYVYVASISMGANKNQVMKAFMEAESYPGPSLIIAYAPCINQGIRKGMGKTQLEGKLAVESGYWPLYRFDPRREENGENPLVVEYKEPDGTLQEFLSGENRYAMLERMMPEASKTMRAGLEKDCKQRFKMLKQLAELDYSHD
- a CDS encoding phosphate acetyltransferase, producing MSKSLYIAATEARSGKSAIVLGVMQLLLTHLRKVAIFRPIIHDNFHDRDHDIDLILRHFKLPQDYDTTYAYTQSEATRLLNDGKHALLMENVLERFKELEDNYDFVLCEGTDYLGGEAAVEFEINLDVASNLGCPVLAVLNAMDSYEDEICDLANRTVAMFEEKGLDVVSVMVNRAAKEFSPDLAERLRGCLKSESSPLVYVLPNDKRLGNPTMSDVVKWLGCNVLYGKDRLDTPIDNYVVAAMQIENFLKYVNDGSLIITPGDRSDIILASLSSRLSDAYPNVAGILLTGGIRPAMTVHHLIEGWKGVPLPILVAPGHTHKTAQILRGLHGKIDPENQVKVLSAMGLFETCVDSHELQQKFVSSNSTRITPYMFEHTLLHKAREEEQHIVLPEGKEERILRAADILRRRGVVRMTLLGNEDEIRQVASAIDVSLNGIEIIDPVKSEHFDRFVDEYLELRKHKCIVKDDARDRMSDPTYFGTMMVYTGAADGMVSGSITTTAQTIRPAFEFVKTKPGFSIVSSVFLMCQNDRVMAYGDCAVNPNPNAQELAEIAISSAHTAAIFGIEPRVAMLSYSTGESGKGLSVDKVKEATDLVRKLAPEIAVEGPLQFDAAVDPDVAAELMPESDVAGRATVLIFPDLNTGNNTYKAVQRSQPESVAIGPVLQGLKKPVNDLSRGCTVRDVVNTVAITAIQAIAEKELAKNKAGGE
- a CDS encoding DASS family sodium-coupled anion symporter, with amino-acid sequence MSDQQDSGNGRRIGFFLGPIVFLLMIIMPAPSGMEPNAWKVAAVTALMAIWWITEAIPIPATSLMPIALFPLLGVMKSKAACAPYANHLIYLFMGGFFLAVTMERWNLHRRIALHTIKTVGTSPNRMILGFMIATGFLSMWVSNTATTMMMVPIGLAVIQQATGFDSKTLRACATSGPESNFGKCLMLGIAYAASMGGVGTIIGTPPNTVMVGMVDKMYGVQIGFGQWMLYGVPLATVMIGISWWILTKILFPAKGLELAGGEAIIDKEIDALGPMSKEEKYIVAVGCFVAAFWLSRGFLKKAAFMTDLWPNFGFVHDATIGILGSLILFAIPTDFKKGKFLLDWKTAVKIPWDVILLFGGGLAIANGFSKTGLATFIASRLTMLDGMTLLMFVAVVVVITIFLTEITSNTATATLLVPIMGSAAIAMGVHPFATIVGACVAASFAFMLPVATPPNAVVFGSGCVSIKQMASAGFWLNMIGAVLITISVVYMLPVLWGIDLSVLPDWAVMPK